From the genome of Lotus japonicus ecotype B-129 chromosome 6, LjGifu_v1.2, one region includes:
- the LOC130726879 gene encoding uncharacterized protein LOC130726879: MTSTSSSQVPSAVSLLKPIEVEGRTFVPEPPNEEEKIKIWNSQVLIPFSIGDKLHAYLGPYQTTFPRNASAFFPSPLPDEKILAFRDSYNLSFLGDPPRAFRSSPPVKTNPYIEWLNKVEKVKGDFWKTLGIFDIIQLSRSKIVYHPAMLASSFFFWERSTNTFHTPQGMITPTLLDVAAIAGLRPTGSSFTFDRPVKKEIKLDYNHLTYKSFILRNHDKTSANVSDSEHVAFLLFWLSAFFLCSKSLQVPQKFVLLAQLLHEGTDVCLGKVLLGELYLSLSQAITSLQKPSGAEKNILFAGPLWFLQLWLNAIFETKLSTPSPQNVSTSIAAFRLNCLTPSKDKVDPETTFREFFTAFMEMTSFTPDLAPFAAPTTGPKWLVRPFPCESPGEQLESISIWREFFRPQVLPLGFKKSEVNVLGYQPQLVARQFGLCQIVPIPLFSKKDAICNEGFCDKDVDSFYEALNYYDKKTSALRLEPLSFEPSFYCTKEFEVWWSTYYKSIQTTLGVCIGKMTEALQSVQKKATKKTRAEPIPKVPCKEDEGSDNSTGIPVQQKNVPKARKRGSQSSTSDARKKIRISSEKDDSERTLVDPIPEDENISSKTVDPDEAAQDNANSKASDINEENPPISSAKKRAGAEPNQEEQQAETDQEDSGSSQSESSGASSPTKTQQEQVSIFRSTLFSWLSLNPCTYLLHSSSGKFLETKAPSSRPWCFGRKVRY; the protein is encoded by the exons atgacttccacaTCCTCTTCTCAGGTTCCGTCTGCGGTTTCTCTTTTAAAACCCATTGAAGTTGAAGGGAGGACCTTTGTTCCAGAACCtcccaatgaagaagaaaagattaAGATCTGGAATTCCCAGGTACTTATTCCCTTCTCCATTGGTGATAAGTTGCATGCATATCTAGGACCTTACCAAACTACTTTCCCAAGAAATGCATCTGCATTCTTTCCTTCACCTTTACCGGATGAGAAAATCTTGGCCTTTAGGGATTCCTACAATCTGTCCTTTTTAGGTGACCCCCCTCGAGCTTTCCGTTCTTCACCTCCAGTGAAAACGAATCCCTACATTGAATGGTTAAACAAAGTCGAGAAAGTGAAAGGAGATTTCTGGAAAACTTTAGGGATTTTTGACATAATCCAATTATCTAGGTCGAAAATTGTCTACCATCCAGCAATGTTAGccagttctttcttcttttgggaGCGTTCGACCAATACCTTTCATACTCCTCAGGGAATGATTACCCCTACTCTCTTAGATGTAGCTGCTATTGCCGGTCTTCGACCTACAGGTTCTTCTTTTACATTCGACCGGCCTGTTAAGAAAGAAATCAAATTAGACTATAACCATCTAACTTACAAAAGCTTCATTCTGAGAAACCACGACAAGACCTCTGCAAATGTTTCCGACTCGGAACATGTAGCTTTCTTGTTGTTCTGGCTTTCTGCTTTCTTCCTTTGTTCCAAGTCTCTTCAAGTTCCTCAGAAATTTGTGCTTCTTGCTCAACTTCTGCACGAAGGTACCGACGTCTGTTTAGGTAAAGTTTTATTAGGCGAACTTTACCTTTCTTTGAGTCAAGCCATCACTTCTCTTCAGAAGCCCTCTGGAGCCGAGAAAAACATCCTTTTTGCTGGACCTCTAtggtttcttcaactttggctaAATGCCATATTTGAGACCAAACTCTCAACTCCAAGTCCACAAAATGTCTCGACTTCTATTGCTGCTTTTCGACTTAATTGCTTGACTCCTTCCAAAGATAAAGTCGATCCAGAAACCACTTTCCGTGAGTTTTTTACTGCTTTTATGGAAATGACCTCTTTTACTCCCGACCTTGCTCCATTTGCTGCTCCAACTACTGGTCCCAAATGGCTTGTCCGACCTTTCCCATGCGAATCTCCGGGCGAACAACTTGAAAGTATTAGCATCTGGAGGGAATTTTTCCGACCTCAAGTTCTTCCCCTTGGTTTCAAAAAATCTGAGGTGAACGTGTTGGGTTACCAGCCTCAGCTTGTGGCTAGACAATTCGGCCTATGTCAAATCGTTCCTATCCCTCTTTTCTCAAAAAAGGATGCCATTTGCAACGAAGGGTTTTGCGACAAAGATGTCGACTCTTTTTATGAAGCCCTCAACTATTATGACAAAAAGACGTCTGCTCTTCGTCTTGAACCTCTGTCTTTCGAACCATCCTTTTATTGCACTAAAGAATTTGAAGTTTGGTGGTCGACCTACTACAAGTCTATTCAGACCACCTTAGGAGTTTGTATTGGAAAGATGACTGAAGCTCTTCAATCTGTGCAGAAAAAGGCTACAAAGAAAACTCGAG CCGAACCAATACCCAAGGTTCCATGTAAGGAAGACGAAGGTTCCGACAATTCAACAGGCATTCCAGTTCAACAAAAGAACGTCCCTAAG GCTCGAAAGAGAGGTTCTCAAAGCTCGACTTCGGATGCTcgaaagaaaataagaatttcGTCCGAAAAGGACGACTCAGAAAGAACTTTG GTAGACCCAATTCCTGAAGACGAGAACATTTCTTCCAAGACTGTCGATCCAGATGAAGCTGCACAAGACAATGCTAACTCTAAAGCCTCGGACATTAACGAAGAGAATCCACCGATCTCTTCTGCAAAGAAACGTGCCGGGGCTGAGCCGAATCAAGAGGAGCAACAAGCAGAAACTGACCAAGAAGATTCTGGCTCCTCTCAAAGCGAAAGTTCGGGAGCTTCTTCTCCGACCAAAACTCAGCAAGAACAAGTAAGTATTTTTCGTTCAACACTCTTTTCTTGGTTATCCCTTAATCCTTGTACTTACCTTTTGCATTCTTCTTCAGGAAAATTCCTCGAAACCAAAGCCCCCTCCTCAA GACCTTGGTGCTTCGGCCGAAAAGTCAGATACTGA
- the LOC130724933 gene encoding uncharacterized protein LOC130724933, translated as MPFGLKNAGATYQRVMNTIFHEYIEKFMQVYIDDIVVKSKSQDVHIEHLKLSFEKMRKYGLKMNPLKCAFGVIAGQFLGFIVHKKGIEIDQNKAKAIFDTQPPSNKKQLQSLLGKVNFLRRFIMDLSGKTKVFSTLLRLKKEQEFQWMEEHQKAFEEIKASLTTAPVMAPLIRGKPMKLYISASEETIGSVLAQDDEDGIERAIYYLSRILNDAETRYSLVEKLCLCLYFSCTKLKYYIKPIDVTVISHYDIIKHMLFKPILHSRIGKWALALTEFSLSYQHLRAMKGQVIADFLVDHSGSKEQETVVTLKPWEMYFDGSRHKKGTGIGILVISPQGIPTKIKLGIEGECSNNEAEYEALLIGLETALNLGARELLIRGDSELVIKQLTGEYQCVSENLMKYHSKAVKMLRSFDEVELCHIPRIENAEANVLAQIASGYRLPRKKFKELVKVKRKFIPSFKERKVEFEQEVLVISNLDDSDWRKPVVKYLQNPNAPIDRRTKYRALSYLILDDELFKKGVNEVLLKCLSEEEAFRAVKAVHDGMCGAHQAGHKMKWTLFRQGVYWPSMLKDCIEYAKSCAECQKHAGIQHVPASELHSIVKPWPFRGWALDLIGQIHPSSSKQHDYIIVAIDYFTKWVEAIPLRGVDQDTVISFIQEHIVFRYGIPETLTTDQGSVFTGRKMAQFAEDFGIKLLTSTPYYAQANGQVEAANKVLINLVKKHISQKPRRWHETLSQVLWAYRNSPKEATGVTPFRLTYGHESVLPIEICLQSVRIQRQFEIPCDDYWNMMYDELIELDEERLNALEVMIRQKERITKSYNKKVKFKAFSVGDLVWKVILPMDKKDRAYGKWAPKWEGPFKVIKCYSNNAYSIEEIGTIARILTINGKYLKRFKPAIHEIKIDIEM; from the coding sequence ATGCCGTTCGGTCTTAAAAATGCCGGTGCAACTTATCAGAGGGTAATGAACACTATCTTTCATGAATATATTGAGAAATTTATGCAAGTGTATATCGATGATATTGTAGTAAAGTCAAAATCTCAGGATGTTCATATCGAACATCTTAAGTTGTCatttgaaaaaatgagaaagtacGGTTTGAAAATGAACCCACTCAAGTGTGCCTTTGGTGTAATTGCAGGGCAATTTCTGGGATTCATTGTTCATAAGAAGGGCATTGAAATCGACCAGAATAAGGCGAAAGCAATCTTCGATACTCAACCACCGTCGAATAAAAAACAGTTACAATCTTTGTTGGGCAAAGTCAATTTCTTGAGAAGGTTTATCATGGATCTAAGCGGGAAAACCAAGGTATTCTCCACATTGCTTCGACTTAAGAAAGAACAAGAGTTTCAATGGATGGAAGAACATcagaaggcgtttgaggaaatAAAAGCCAGCCTAACAACGGCACCAGTCATGGCTCCTCTCATTCGTGGAAAACCAATGAAACTCTACATTTCGGCATCAGAGGAAACTATTGGCAGTGTGTTGGctcaagatgatgaagatggaatCGAAagggctatatattatttgagcCGAATCCTTAATGATGCCGAAACTAGATATAGTTTAGTagaaaaattgtgtttatgtttgTATTTTTCATGTACTAAACTTAAGTACTATATCAAACCTATTGATGTAACCGTTATTtcccattatgatataataaagcatatGCTGTTCAAGCCCATTCTTCATAGTCGAATTGGAAAGTGGGCGTTGGCCCTTACTGAGTTTTCTTTAAGTTATCAACATTTAAGGGCTATGAAAGGCCAAGTAATAGCTGATTTTTTGGTTGATCATAGTGGGTCGAAAGAACAGGAGACGGTGGTGACGTTGAAACCTTGGGAAATGTATTTCGATGGTTCGAGGCATAAGAAGGGGACCGGGATAGGTATCTTGGTAATTTCACCCCAAGGAATCCCGACAAAAATTAAGTTGGGCATCGAAGGTGAGTGTTCGAATAAtgaggcagagtatgaagctttATTGATTGGGCTCGAAACGGCTCTAAACTTGGGGGCTAGAGAGCTCTTAATTCGTGGAGATTCAGAGTTGGTTATTAAGCAACTAACTGGTGAATACCAATGCGTTAGTGAGAATTTAATGAAATATCATTCGAAAGCAGTTAAAATGTTAAGAAGTTTTGATGAAGTCGAATTATGTCATATCCCTAGGATCGAGAATGCTGAAGCGAATGTATTGGCACAAATTGCGTCAGGTTACCGGCTACCTCGGAAAAAGTTTAAAGAGCTAGTAAAGGTCAAAAGAAAGTTTATTCCTAGTTTTAAAGAAAGGAAAGTGGAGTTCGAGCAGGAGGTATTGGTTATTAGTAATTTGGATGACAGTGATTGGAGGAAACCTGTTGTGAAATACTTGCAAAACCCAAACGCACCAATAGATCGAAGAACAAAGTATCGAGCTCTAAGTTACTTGATTTTGGATGACGAATTGTTTAAAAAAGGGGTGAATGAAGTTTTACTAAAGTGCCTAAGTGAAGAAGAAGCGTTTCGGGCAGTCAAGGCCGTTCATGATGGTATGTGTGGGGCGCATCAGGCTGGCCATAAGATGAAGTGGACATTGTTTCGACAAGGAGTATATTGGCCAAGTATGTTAAAAGATTGCATTGAATATGCCAAATCTTGCGCCGAATGTCAGAAGCATGCTGGCATCCAACATGTACCGGCAAGTGAGTTACACTCGATCGTGAAACCCTGGCCATTTAGGGGTTGGGCGTTGGATTTGATAGGTCAAATACATCCTTCTTCGTCTAAACAACATGACTATATAATAGTGGCTATcgattacttcactaaatgggtcgagGCCATTCCGCTGAGAGGCGTCGACCAAGATACGGTTATTAGTTTTATTCAAGAACACATAGTATTTAGATATGGGATCCCTGAGACGTTAACTACTGACCAAGGGTCAGTATTTACTGGGAGGAAAATGGCTCAGTTTGCTGAGGATTTTGGAATAAAACTGTTAACTTCAACGCCATATTATGCTCAGGCGAATGGACAAGTCGAAGCAGCTAATAAAGTTTTAATTAACTTGGTTAAGAAACACATTAGTCAAAAGCCGAGAAGGTGGCATGAAACTTTGAGTCAAGTTTTATGGGCTTATCGAAATTCGCCCAAAGAGGCCACTGGAGTAACTCCTTTTCGACTTACGTACGGGCATGAGTCAGTTTTACCGATCGAAATATGCTTACAGTCCGTTAGAATTCAAAGGCAATTCGAGATTCCGTGTGatgattattggaatatgatgtaTGACGAGTTAATTGAATTGGACGAGGAAAGATTAAATGCTTTAGAAGTTATGATTCGACAAAAAGAACGAATTACTAAAAGTTATAATAAAAAAGTCAAGTTTAAGGCATTTAGCGTTGGAGACTTAGTTTGGAAAGTGATCCTTCCAATGGACAAAAAAGATCGAGCATACGGAAAATGGGCCCCTAAATGGGAAGGGCCATTTAAAGTGATTAAGTGTTATTCAAACAACGCGTATTCGATTGAGGAAATTGGAACGATTGCTCGAATATTGACGATAAATGGAAAATACTTAAAAAGGTTTAAGCCAGCGATTCATGAGATAAAGATTGATATAGAAATGTAG
- the LOC130724717 gene encoding uncharacterized protein LOC130724717: MLKMQAQDPLEEVDLGDGTKKRPTYVSSLIDSGFKNRIVSLLQEYKDCFAWDYDEMPGLSRELVELKLPIRPGRKPVKQAPRRFAPEVFSKIKEEVERLLGAKFIRTARG, from the exons ATGTTAAAAATGCAGGCTCAGGATCCTTTGGAGGAGGTTGATTTAGGAGATGGGACTAAGAAAAGGCCGACGTATGTAAGTTCGTTGATCGATTCGGGTTTTAAGAATCGGATTGTTAGTTTGTTGCAGGAATACAAAGATTGCTTCGCATGGGATTATGACGAAATGCCGGGTTTAAGCCGGGAGTTAGTGGAGTTGAAGTTACCAATTCGGCCTGGTAGGAAACCAGTGAAGCAAGCCCCAAGGAGATTCGCCCCGGAGGTGTTCTCAAAGATAAAAGAGGAAGTGGAGCGCTTACTTGGAGCAAAGTTCATACGAACAGCCAG AGGATGA
- the LOC130724932 gene encoding uncharacterized protein LOC130724932 yields the protein MPDISLSMFISISDNAVSSVLLQEIKDDLRIIYFVSHALQGAEVRYQKIEKAALALIIFARKLRPYFQGFPVVVKTDLPLRQVLQKPDLAGRMVSWTVELSEFGISFEKKGQVKAHALIDFVNEMSPEEKSDEPGEWSLSVDGLSNVKGSGAGVILEGTGGVTIEQSLKFDFKASNNQAEYEAIIAGLRLAIEMGVQSIRIKTDSQIVSRQFQGEYQAKDAQLAKYLVKAQNLMKQVGKVQINHVLREENTRADILSKLASTKKPGNKKSVIQEVLNSPSVENDEIMTIPMEIDQDWMGRIKLCLEAEGTDLLLFTKDHIREASHYTLLGDQLYRRGVGIPLLRCVSKEEAERIMFEVHEGVCASHVGGRSLAAKVLRAGFYWPTLRSDCMEYAKKCEKCQMYADLHRAPPEALSSMSSSWPFAIWGVDILGPFTPAGTQT from the exons ATGCCAGATATTTCGCTGTCAATGTTTATTTCAATATCTGATAATGCTGTTAGCTCAGTCTTATTGCAAGAAATTAAAGATGatttgaggatcatatattttgtgagtcatgcccTTCAAGGAGCAGAGGTGAGAtaccaaaaaatagaaaaggctgCTTTAGCCTTGATTATATtcgccaggaaattaagaccttattttcaaggctttccaGTTGTGGTCAAAACTGACTTACCACTTCGCCAAGTgttgcaaaagcctgatttagcaGGAAGAATGGTTTCATGGACTGTTGAATTATCAGAGTTTGGAATTTCGTTTGAGAAAAAAGGACAAGTTAAAGCACATGctttgattgattttgttaatgaaatgtctCCAGAAGAGAAAAGTGACGAACCAGGTGAGTGGAGTTTATCAGTTGATGGTTTATCCAATGTCAAGGGCAGTGGTGCTGGAGTGATTTTAGAAGGGACAGGAGGCGTAACAATTGAacagtcactcaagtttgatTTTAAAGCGAGTAacaatcaggcagagtatgaggcCATAATTGCAGGGTTGAGATTGGCGATCGAAATGGGCGTACAAAGCATCAGGATCAAAACAGATTCACAGATAGTTTCAAGACAGTTTCAGGGAGAGTATCAAGCAAAGGATGCACAGTTGGCCAAGTACTTAGTGAAGGCTCAAAATTTGATGAAGCAGGTGGGCAAAGTGCAGATTAATCATGTTCTGCGagaggagaatacaagggcTGACATATTGTCAAAGTTAGCAAGTACCAAAAAGCCAGGGAATAAAAAATCAGTGATCCAGGAAGTTTTGAATAGCCCAAGTGTTGAAAATGATGAGATTATGACAATTCCGATGGAAATAGATCAAGATTGGATGGGCCGAATCAAATTGTGTTTGGAGGCGGAAGGAACTGACTTGCTTTTGTTTACTAAGGATCATATTCGTGAAGCAAGTCATTATACTCTTTTGGGTGACCAATTGTACAGGAGAGGAGTAGGAATTCCATTGTTGAGGTGTGTTTCCAAGGAAGAGGCTGAAAGAATTATGTTCGAAGTACATGAAGGGgtgtgtgcaagtcatgtgGGTGGAAGATCTTTGGCAGCGAAAGTGCTAagagcaggattttattggccaacgCTAAGGTCAGATTGTATGGAATATGCTAAAAAGTGTGAAAAATGCCAGATGTATGCAGATTTACATAGAGCACCGCCGGAAGCTTTAagttcaatgagttcatcatgGCCATTTGCAATTTGGGGCGTAGATATCTTGGGACCTTTTACTCCAGCAGGGACACAA ACTTAA